The following coding sequences are from one Ruminococcus flavefaciens AE3010 window:
- a CDS encoding radical SAM protein: MMNECTLCPRKCGTDRINSKGFCGAGSKAIVARASLHKWEEPCISYKNGAGTVFFSGCNLHCCFCQNNKISNTLFGKEISDEKLAEIFLRLQDMGADNIDLVTPTHFVPNIINAFDMIKHKLSIPVVYNCGGYESVDTIKMLNGYIDVYLPDLKYYSPDISARYSNAPDYFEKASAAVLAMVKQVGTLKYNAEGGLLKGTIIRHMVLPSHRHDSMEIIKWIAENTSVEDVLVSIMNQYTPFDFISDEFPELKRKVTKMEYNSVVDLAAELGINGFTQQKSSASEDYVPDFDLSGI; this comes from the coding sequence ATGATGAATGAATGTACATTGTGCCCGCGAAAATGCGGCACAGACAGAATAAACAGTAAAGGCTTCTGCGGTGCAGGGAGCAAGGCTATAGTTGCAAGAGCTTCTCTGCACAAATGGGAAGAACCCTGTATTTCTTACAAAAACGGAGCAGGAACCGTTTTTTTCTCAGGCTGTAATCTCCATTGCTGTTTCTGTCAGAACAACAAAATAAGCAACACGCTCTTCGGAAAAGAGATATCTGACGAAAAGCTTGCTGAGATATTTCTGAGATTACAGGATATGGGTGCAGACAATATTGACCTTGTTACGCCCACACACTTTGTTCCCAATATAATAAATGCTTTTGACATGATAAAGCATAAGCTGTCCATACCTGTTGTTTATAACTGCGGAGGATATGAATCTGTCGATACTATTAAAATGCTTAACGGATATATTGATGTCTACCTGCCTGATCTCAAATATTATTCCCCTGATATCTCCGCAAGATATTCAAATGCACCCGACTACTTTGAAAAAGCCTCGGCTGCTGTGCTTGCAATGGTAAAACAGGTCGGTACGCTTAAATATAACGCCGAGGGCGGTCTCTTAAAAGGAACGATAATTCGTCATATGGTGCTCCCCTCCCACAGGCACGACTCAATGGAAATAATTAAGTGGATAGCCGAAAATACTTCTGTCGAAGATGTACTGGTCAGCATAATGAACCAGTATACTCCTTTTGATTTTATCTCTGATGAATTTCCGGAGCTGAAACGCAAAGTCACAAAAATGGAGTACAACAGTGTGGTTGATCTTGCAGCCGAGCTCGGAATAAACGGCTTTACGCAGCAAAAAAGCTCGGCATCCGAAGATTATGTGCCCGATTTCGACCTTTCAGGTATATAA
- a CDS encoding RNA polymerase sigma factor, translating into MTNDESEKLRLLYELYEQPMYRIAYAVLHDEGLAEDAVSDAFIRIMHRIGRFGDCKSEKTKAYIVKVIKSTSINIYRKNKRRYSEEVSIDNAIQVADKAQEQCDTESVNDILRGLGETDRRIVTLRCIEEMSWKEVADKLSLTEANVRKRFERTKKRLKTKGEINNEK; encoded by the coding sequence ATGACTAACGACGAATCCGAAAAGCTGAGACTTCTCTATGAGCTATATGAGCAGCCAATGTACCGTATAGCTTACGCTGTTCTGCATGATGAAGGACTTGCCGAGGACGCTGTTTCAGATGCATTTATAAGGATAATGCACAGGATAGGAAGATTCGGCGACTGCAAAAGCGAAAAGACAAAGGCTTATATCGTTAAAGTCATAAAAAGCACTTCCATAAACATCTATCGTAAAAACAAGCGTCGGTACAGTGAGGAAGTCTCCATCGACAATGCAATACAGGTCGCCGATAAAGCTCAGGAGCAATGTGATACAGAGTCGGTAAATGACATTCTTCGCGGGCTCGGTGAGACCGACAGGCGTATCGTTACGCTTAGATGTATCGAGGAAATGTCATGGAAGGAAGTTGCTGATAAATTATCACTCACCGAAGCAAATGTAAGAAAGCGTTTTGAACGTACTAAAAAACGCCTGAAAACAAAAGGAGAGATCAACAATGAAAAATAA
- a CDS encoding threonine/serine ThrE exporter family protein: MSKLRKQHMAIEWHDIVNTESNIPAKNASLQEKASLVGRVGLMMLSVGTAAWRVRASMNKISRALGITCNADIGLLSIEYTCISGNETYTNAISLNTTGVNTDKLNELEHFADSFAERVEKYSVQQFHMILDKFQDMKGNYKAWNLGLAAAFACCAFTFLLGGGIAEMLCAFFGAGIGNFVRKKLLERHITLFANVAAGVASACCTYVIFIKLAELLLGVSAVHQAGYICSMLFVIPGFPLITGGMDLAKLDLRSGIERITYALLIITVATLTGWLCATVFSFHPQDFEVYDISPLLRAVFIMITSFCGVYGFSLMFNSTRKMAAIAGLIGMCANTLRLELIDMAGIHAGLAAFTGALSAGLLASAIHHRIGYPRITLTVPSIVIMVPGMFMYKGVYYIVINDITTGAVWLTKAVLIVTALPLGLICARILTDRNFRKSS, translated from the coding sequence ATGAGTAAGCTAAGAAAACAGCATATGGCAATAGAATGGCATGATATAGTCAATACCGAAAGCAATATACCTGCAAAAAATGCTTCATTGCAGGAGAAAGCCTCTCTTGTGGGAAGAGTCGGACTGATGATGCTGTCCGTAGGTACAGCCGCATGGCGTGTAAGAGCTTCAATGAATAAAATATCACGTGCTCTCGGGATAACCTGCAATGCGGACATTGGTCTGCTTTCCATAGAATATACCTGCATAAGCGGAAATGAAACATATACAAATGCTATCTCATTAAACACAACTGGCGTAAACACCGATAAGCTCAACGAGCTTGAACACTTCGCCGACAGCTTTGCCGAAAGAGTCGAAAAATACTCTGTTCAGCAGTTCCACATGATACTTGATAAGTTTCAGGACATGAAGGGCAATTACAAAGCTTGGAATCTCGGGCTTGCTGCCGCTTTTGCCTGCTGTGCATTTACATTTCTGCTGGGCGGCGGCATAGCAGAGATGCTCTGTGCATTTTTCGGTGCAGGTATAGGAAACTTTGTAAGGAAAAAGCTGCTTGAACGTCACATCACTCTCTTTGCCAATGTTGCCGCAGGTGTTGCTTCGGCGTGCTGTACATACGTCATATTCATAAAGCTGGCAGAACTTCTTCTCGGAGTTTCAGCAGTACATCAGGCGGGATATATCTGCTCTATGCTTTTTGTTATCCCGGGATTTCCGCTTATCACAGGCGGCATGGATCTTGCCAAGCTTGACCTCAGGTCGGGTATCGAGCGTATAACCTACGCCCTGCTCATTATAACAGTCGCAACTCTTACGGGCTGGCTTTGCGCAACTGTGTTCAGTTTCCACCCACAGGATTTTGAAGTCTATGATATCTCTCCCCTGCTTCGTGCAGTATTTATAATGATAACCAGCTTCTGCGGAGTGTACGGCTTCTCTCTTATGTTTAACAGCACCCGAAAAATGGCAGCTATAGCAGGTCTGATAGGTATGTGTGCAAACACTCTCAGATTAGAGCTCATTGATATGGCAGGAATACACGCCGGACTTGCAGCTTTCACAGGCGCATTATCCGCAGGACTTCTTGCATCAGCTATCCATCACCGGATAGGCTATCCGCGAATAACTCTTACAGTGCCGTCAATAGTTATAATGGTCCCGGGAATGTTCATGTACAAGGGAGTTTATTATATTGTCATAAACGATATAACTACGGGAGCAGTCTGGCTCACAAAGGCTGTTCTTATAGTTACAGCCCTCCCTCTCGGTCTGATATGTGCAAGGATACTCACTGACAGGAATTTCAGAAAAAGCAGCTGA